The stretch of DNA TTCGTGATCGCGGTGAAAAACGTACGAAAGTGCTCTTCCCTGATAGTGCCCACGGCACGAACCCGGCCAGTGCGAACATCGCCGGTTTCGAATGTGTGCAACTACCCAGCACAGACAATGGGTTTGTGGATCTCGATTTGCTCAAAGAGCAATTGGACGACCAGACCGCCGTGTTCATGATCACCAATCCCAACACGTTGGGGATGTTTGAACGTGAGATTGGAACCATTGCGGAAATGGTGCATGCCGCGGGCGGCTTGGTGTACATCGACGGTGCAAACATGAACGCGATTTTGGGCATCACACGTCCCGGCGATTTTGGGGGCGACATGATGCACTACAACGTGCACAAAACCTTCACCGGACCACACGGTGCAGGCGGCCCCGGTTCGGGACCGATTGCTGTTCGCGATTTTCTGGCGGAGTATTTGCCCGGTCCCGTTGTCGCCAAAAGCGACACTGGAGAATTTCAACTCGAGCAACCGGCCAAATCGATCGGTCGCGTGCGGAGCTTCTTCGGCAATGTCGGCATCTTGCTACGCGGATATTGTTACCTACGCACGCTGGGTGCACAGGGACTGCGCGAAGTCTCCGAAAATGCCGTCCTGAATGCGAACTATCTGCTGGCAAAATTGAAGGGCGTCTTGCCGGTTCCGCAGGGGGATCGTTGCATGCACGAATTCGTCGCCACCGCCAAAACGTTGGCGACGGAAAAAGGAATCACGGCGATGGACATCGCCAAACGGTTGCTGGATTACGGCTTCCATGCCCCAACGGTCTACTTTCCGATGGTGGTCCCCGAAGCGGTGATGGTGGAGCCGACGGAAACAGAATCGAAGGAAACGCTCGATGCGTTCGCGGCGGCAATCTTGGCAATTTCCGAGGAAGACGCCGACTATGTGCATGCGGCTCCGCACACCACCCCGGTTCGCCGTCCCGACGACGTCAAAGCCGCCCGCCAACCCAACCTGAGATGGACGCCCACTTGTGAATGATCCTGAGGCATCCCCGACAGCCGTTTGCCAAGTGCTCGTAGAAAATGCGCCACAGACCGGCACGTGGAACATGGCGCTGGATGAGGCGTTGTTGGAGTCGGGGGCAAATGCGGGACAATGTTGGCTGCGTTGGTACCGTTGGTCTGAGCCGACTGTGTCATTGGGGTACTTCCAAGATCGCGAGATCCCGGACGAGCTCCGCAGTTTGCCGGTCGTGAAGCGTCTCTCCGGGGGTGGCGCGATTTTGCATCACCACGAGTGGACTTACTCAGTCGTTGTTCCATCTCGACACCCCAGAGCGCGCAATCCCCCCGAGTTGTACGCGGCGGTCCATGACCGGATCATCGGCGTATTGGCCGAATTGGGG from Symmachiella dynata encodes:
- a CDS encoding lipoate--protein ligase family protein, which translates into the protein MNDPEASPTAVCQVLVENAPQTGTWNMALDEALLESGANAGQCWLRWYRWSEPTVSLGYFQDREIPDELRSLPVVKRLSGGGAILHHHEWTYSVVVPSRHPRARNPPELYAAVHDRIIGVLAELGVMSQMRGSTAAFRDDSFLCFQRGDANDVLIGAHKVLGSAQRRRRGAVLQHGSLLMASSPHAGELPGLHDLGLQQSLGEGLVQKLAISVAELFGEARYLDSAPKNTLEMAAELQQNRYKTDGSFAQ
- the gcvPB gene encoding aminomethyl-transferring glycine dehydrogenase subunit GcvPB yields the protein MRNTQATQLLFDQSHPGRRGTTFPASDVPERALDELIPAAQRAESLPELPEVTEPAVIRHYVNLSTLNMSVDTHFYPLGSCTMKYNPKRHERLAALPGLVDLHPYATAESSQGMLQMLFETQEMLAEIAGLPAVSLQPAAGAQGELTALLVAAAYFRDRGEKRTKVLFPDSAHGTNPASANIAGFECVQLPSTDNGFVDLDLLKEQLDDQTAVFMITNPNTLGMFEREIGTIAEMVHAAGGLVYIDGANMNAILGITRPGDFGGDMMHYNVHKTFTGPHGAGGPGSGPIAVRDFLAEYLPGPVVAKSDTGEFQLEQPAKSIGRVRSFFGNVGILLRGYCYLRTLGAQGLREVSENAVLNANYLLAKLKGVLPVPQGDRCMHEFVATAKTLATEKGITAMDIAKRLLDYGFHAPTVYFPMVVPEAVMVEPTETESKETLDAFAAAILAISEEDADYVHAAPHTTPVRRPDDVKAARQPNLRWTPTCE